The Nitrospira sp. KM1 genome includes a window with the following:
- the infC gene encoding translation initiation factor IF-3 produces MVPKLRVNREIRVREVRVIGAEGEQLGILPTPEAFRQAQENGYDLVEVAPTSVPPVCRIMDYGKYKYELSKKDHQSRRHQKSTQVKEIKLRPRTDKHDLEIKVRQIKGFLEEGNKTKVTLTYRGREMANQEMGRTVMNAVIQELSETGTIEYAPRMEGRSLIMIVAPKN; encoded by the coding sequence ATCGTCCCCAAACTACGCGTGAACCGCGAAATCCGTGTTCGTGAAGTCCGAGTCATCGGGGCAGAAGGTGAACAGCTTGGAATTCTTCCTACACCGGAGGCGTTCAGGCAGGCGCAGGAGAATGGGTACGACCTGGTCGAGGTTGCACCCACATCGGTTCCACCCGTGTGTCGCATCATGGACTACGGAAAATACAAGTATGAGCTGAGCAAGAAGGACCATCAAAGCCGACGGCACCAGAAATCCACGCAGGTCAAGGAGATCAAGCTCCGACCGCGTACCGACAAGCACGATTTGGAAATCAAAGTCCGTCAGATCAAAGGGTTTTTGGAAGAAGGGAATAAGACGAAGGTCACGCTCACCTATCGCGGCCGTGAAATGGCCAATCAGGAGATGGGGCGCACCGTCATGAATGCCGTCATTCAGGAGCTCTCGGAAACGGGTACCATCGAATACGCCCCCCGCATGGAAGGCCGCAGCCTCATCATGATCGTCGCCCCCAAAAATTAA
- the thrS gene encoding threonine--tRNA ligase, giving the protein MPKVTFKNGAVLDVPSGQTVAQALALAGVPVGSDLLAANVNGQPTDLSAVLTADSVIDPLHFNSVEGREVYRHSSTHLMAQAVKELFPNAQLTIGPALEDSFYYDFAFDRPFTPEDLEKIEARALEIAKRKLPISRREFSKQEAIDFFQSRGEHYKVELIKGFPDHEPISAYTQGDFVDLCRGPHLPSTGHIGAFKLLTTAGAYWRGDERNPMLQRIYGTSFPTKTELDAHMARLEEIKRRDHRKVGKELDLISVQDEIGPGLVLWHPKGAAIRLLIENFWREQHLKDGYELVYSPHVARLDLWKTSGHVDYYRENMFASMKLEGSEYQLKPMNCPYHIMIYKSHLRSYRDLPIRYGELGTVYRYERTGVLHGLLRVRGFTQDDAHLFCRPDQIETEVSRVLDFTFFILRTFGFNEFEVFLSTRPKESVGADEHWTLATSALEAALKGREIAFHLDPGGGAFYGPKIDIKIKDALGRSWQCSTIQIDFNNPERFELRYIGEDGKPHQPIMIHRALMGSIERFFGILIEHYGGAFPVWLAPVQAIVMSITDQQREFVGTVVAEMKAAGLRVEADLRNEKIGLKIREAEKAKIPFMFVVGDREVQSRSLSVRGRSGANLGTMTIAGALDLLRAEANRSTQQHSPTS; this is encoded by the coding sequence GTGCCTAAAGTGACTTTTAAAAACGGGGCGGTCCTTGATGTTCCCAGCGGCCAGACGGTCGCGCAGGCCCTCGCACTGGCTGGCGTCCCAGTCGGTTCGGATCTTCTGGCCGCGAATGTCAACGGTCAACCGACTGATCTGTCCGCCGTCCTGACCGCCGATTCCGTTATAGACCCGCTACATTTTAACAGTGTCGAGGGCCGTGAAGTCTATCGTCACAGCAGCACCCACCTCATGGCTCAGGCAGTCAAGGAACTGTTTCCAAACGCCCAATTGACCATCGGTCCCGCGCTTGAAGATAGCTTCTATTACGACTTCGCGTTCGATCGTCCGTTCACACCTGAAGATTTGGAAAAGATCGAAGCCCGGGCCTTGGAGATCGCCAAGCGCAAGCTTCCGATCTCCAGACGTGAATTTTCCAAACAAGAAGCGATCGACTTCTTTCAATCCCGGGGCGAACACTACAAAGTCGAACTCATCAAAGGCTTCCCTGATCATGAACCCATCTCAGCCTACACCCAGGGAGATTTCGTCGACCTCTGCCGCGGTCCGCACCTTCCCTCGACAGGCCATATCGGGGCTTTCAAGCTTCTGACGACGGCCGGTGCCTATTGGCGTGGCGACGAGCGCAATCCAATGCTGCAACGGATCTATGGCACGTCGTTTCCTACCAAGACCGAGCTCGATGCGCATATGGCCCGGCTGGAGGAGATCAAACGGCGCGATCACCGCAAGGTCGGCAAGGAGCTGGACCTGATTTCCGTTCAAGACGAAATCGGACCGGGCTTGGTCCTATGGCATCCCAAGGGCGCTGCGATCCGGTTGCTTATTGAGAATTTTTGGCGTGAACAGCACCTCAAGGATGGATACGAACTGGTGTATTCGCCCCATGTGGCGCGCCTGGATCTGTGGAAAACCAGCGGTCACGTGGACTACTACCGCGAAAACATGTTCGCGTCCATGAAGCTTGAGGGCAGCGAGTATCAGTTGAAGCCGATGAATTGCCCTTATCACATCATGATCTATAAATCACACCTCCGCAGTTATCGCGACCTGCCCATCCGCTACGGTGAGTTGGGAACCGTCTACCGATACGAACGGACGGGTGTGCTTCACGGACTGCTTCGTGTCCGAGGCTTCACGCAGGACGACGCCCATCTGTTTTGCCGGCCTGATCAAATTGAAACCGAAGTCAGTCGCGTACTGGATTTCACGTTCTTTATTCTGCGGACCTTCGGGTTCAACGAGTTCGAAGTGTTCCTGTCTACGAGACCCAAGGAATCGGTCGGCGCCGACGAGCATTGGACTTTGGCTACCAGCGCGCTTGAAGCGGCGCTCAAGGGACGAGAGATCGCTTTTCATCTGGACCCGGGGGGCGGGGCCTTTTACGGCCCGAAAATCGACATCAAGATCAAGGACGCCCTGGGACGATCGTGGCAGTGCTCGACCATTCAGATCGACTTCAACAATCCTGAGCGGTTTGAACTTCGGTACATCGGCGAAGACGGAAAGCCTCACCAGCCGATCATGATCCATCGGGCGCTTATGGGTTCGATCGAGCGATTTTTCGGCATCTTGATCGAGCATTACGGGGGTGCGTTTCCCGTCTGGCTCGCACCGGTCCAGGCCATTGTCATGTCGATCACGGATCAGCAACGTGAGTTCGTCGGTACGGTCGTCGCCGAGATGAAGGCCGCCGGCTTGCGAGTCGAAGCCGACCTCCGCAACGAGAAGATCGGTCTGAAGATTCGAGAGGCGGAAAAGGCGAAGATTCCATTTATGTTCGTCGTCGGCGACCGCGAAGTTCAGAGCCGGAGCCTTTCCGTCCGCGGGCGCAGCGGCGCCAATCTCGGAACCATGACGATTGCCGGAGCCCTCGACTTGTTGAGAGCTGAAGCGAATCGATCCACACAGCAACATTCACCCACATCATGA
- the rpmI gene encoding 50S ribosomal protein L35, with the protein MKMKSHSGASKRFHKTGTGKFLRKKAGKRHILTSKNRERKRRLSGSVVVDSTKTAALGRLLPYA; encoded by the coding sequence ATGAAAATGAAGTCCCACAGCGGAGCGAGCAAGCGGTTTCATAAAACGGGAACCGGAAAGTTTTTACGCAAGAAGGCCGGCAAACGGCATATCCTCACGAGCAAGAACCGGGAGCGTAAACGGCGCTTGAGCGGCTCGGTCGTGGTCGATAGCACGAAAACCGCCGCCTTGGGCCGGTTGTTACCGTACGCCTAA
- the rplT gene encoding 50S ribosomal protein L20 — MPRAKGGPKTRARRKKRLKLAKGQYGAKSRLFRSATESVDKGQQYAYTGRKNRKREFRQLWIARISAATRAHGLTYGRFINALKKANVLLDRKVLSDMAIKDAPGFEQLVGLAKQHLTPASA, encoded by the coding sequence ATGCCACGCGCAAAAGGCGGACCTAAAACACGGGCCAGACGTAAGAAGAGGCTGAAGCTGGCTAAGGGACAGTACGGAGCAAAAAGCCGTCTGTTCCGATCAGCCACGGAGTCGGTCGACAAGGGTCAACAGTACGCGTACACGGGACGGAAGAATCGTAAGCGGGAATTCCGGCAATTGTGGATTGCACGGATCAGCGCGGCGACCAGAGCACACGGACTGACTTACGGCCGGTTCATCAACGCGTTGAAAAAGGCCAATGTCCTGCTCGACAGGAAAGTGTTGTCCGACATGGCGATCAAGGATGCTCCGGGATTCGAACAACTTGTCGGCTTAGCCAAGCAGCACCTGACTCCCGCCTCCGCGTAG
- a CDS encoding HU family DNA-binding protein, producing the protein MTKEELIAKMAASAGITKVAAGNALQAFTGAVTSSLKKGQRVSLVNFGTFTISKRKARMGRNPRTGEALKIPAAKVPKFSAGKVLKSAVR; encoded by the coding sequence ATGACGAAAGAAGAACTGATCGCGAAGATGGCTGCCTCCGCCGGAATTACGAAGGTGGCTGCAGGGAATGCGCTCCAGGCTTTTACAGGAGCGGTGACCTCGTCGCTCAAGAAGGGACAGCGTGTCTCTCTGGTCAACTTCGGCACGTTTACGATCTCCAAGAGAAAGGCCCGGATGGGTCGGAATCCTCGGACAGGCGAAGCGCTCAAGATTCCGGCTGCCAAGGTTCCAAAATTCTCGGCCGGGAAAGTGCTGAAGTCGGCGGTTCGATAA
- a CDS encoding Rrf2 family transcriptional regulator — protein sequence MKVSLRSSYGIMAAVDLAMQSGASPIQTKSIARRQGIPARFLEQVLHAMKKAGLVSSLRGAQGGYILSKKPSLLTVAEILEALEGPSLPAAGMNGHSPSRGLSRTEQLLAKVWDRVNAAQRDVLQGITVEELASQQRQLEQQRSLMYHI from the coding sequence ATGAAGGTATCTCTTCGATCTTCTTACGGAATCATGGCAGCAGTCGATCTAGCTATGCAGTCAGGCGCTTCACCAATACAGACGAAGTCTATCGCGAGGCGACAAGGTATTCCCGCCAGATTTCTCGAGCAGGTTCTGCACGCCATGAAAAAGGCAGGACTTGTTTCCAGCTTGCGCGGAGCTCAGGGCGGATACATCTTGTCGAAGAAGCCCTCGCTTCTGACGGTCGCGGAAATTCTTGAAGCTCTCGAGGGACCCTCCTTGCCCGCTGCCGGTATGAACGGCCACAGCCCATCGAGGGGCCTCTCTAGAACGGAACAGTTGCTTGCCAAGGTCTGGGATCGCGTCAATGCCGCTCAGCGCGACGTGCTTCAGGGCATTACGGTAGAGGAGTTAGCCTCGCAGCAACGCCAACTCGAACAACAACGCTCTCTCATGTATCACATCTGA
- a CDS encoding helix-turn-helix domain-containing protein, producing MTLSSSFSILLLSGDADIQHQFKHAFKDAYLTVAKDAGALPREAAKRSYDAVIIESKPGIHGQTPGLPPSIDVSQTLVVTGPRSVLKRASKFMQGMGRDKGTALNGSAPSSLEEYLESKMGDFVKGMRNGSGRNLHPILISAIERPLITRALQETKGNQIQAAELLGLNRNTLRKKIHDLHIPVKRGRAVGEA from the coding sequence ATGACACTCTCTTCTTCGTTCAGTATTCTGTTGCTGAGCGGCGACGCAGACATCCAGCATCAGTTCAAGCATGCATTCAAGGACGCCTACTTGACTGTGGCAAAAGATGCGGGTGCGCTTCCGCGCGAGGCCGCAAAGCGCAGCTACGATGCCGTCATTATCGAATCTAAGCCTGGTATCCATGGTCAAACTCCCGGCCTTCCCCCTTCTATCGACGTCTCACAGACCTTGGTGGTGACAGGCCCGAGGTCCGTTCTGAAACGCGCGTCAAAATTCATGCAGGGCATGGGACGGGATAAAGGCACGGCGTTGAACGGCAGCGCCCCTTCCTCTCTGGAGGAATATTTGGAATCAAAAATGGGAGACTTCGTCAAAGGGATGCGGAATGGATCCGGCCGTAATCTACATCCAATCCTGATTTCGGCCATTGAACGGCCTTTGATCACTCGCGCCTTGCAGGAAACAAAGGGCAATCAAATCCAGGCCGCCGAGTTGCTCGGACTCAACCGGAACACTCTTCGCAAGAAAATTCATGATCTGCATATCCCTGTGAAGCGGGGCCGTGCGGTTGGCGAGGCCTGA